The Papaver somniferum cultivar HN1 unplaced genomic scaffold, ASM357369v1 unplaced-scaffold_75, whole genome shotgun sequence genome includes the window TCAGATAATTATATAACCAATATTCACAGTTGGTGTTTGTATTCACAATGTATTGGAGCTTGGAACTTTACAAATTCAATGTCTTCATCCTAACTAAACGATCACCAATGCTGATCTTCCTACTCATAGACCTGTCACAAACTTCAGAAACAAACATATAAATACTACAAGAAAATATAGCtattgctacaccatatattgCCACACCTTCAATATACGTGTTGCAAAAGCAAATTTCTAATCACAGTACTTTTCAGTTACAGCTAAAAGCTATAATTTACTGCTgtaaaatgaaacttttgccacACAACTGTAGCAATAATATGAAAATAATGTGGCAAAAAAGTATAATCTATTGCTGCAGCAATAAAATTGGTGCTGCAAAAAAGACTTCTTGCTATCGCGACACTAGTAGGGGTTTATGCATAGGGTGgtgcaatatattaagttttttatAGGTACCTATACAATTGGTGctgcaatatattaagtttttatgCATAGGGTGCTGCAATAAATTAAGCTTCTATTGGTGCTGTACAGTATAGATTATTACGATGTACCTATAAAAACGGGATCCGAGTCAGCTGTATCTCTTGAAACAGTTAACCCTAATAATGGAGGAAATTTCTTCTCTCATAACATTAGCTCGCACCATATATCTTTTCATATAGCAACGATAGGTAACAGATGCATGTTTTTGTATAACGTTTTCTTTAAATCGAAAATTTTACGTCGCTCTCTCTTTTAGCTGAAAAAATGAGAATCAATATGGCGCGGCTGTGTCAGCATGAGATCCTCCTTTATATAATGAAAAAGAAGTATTGATGACTTGTGGCCAAATGAAATGTTCACTTTCTAGTCCGTCCTATATATGGCGACATTCGATCAGCTCTCTTTCAAACTAATCCTGcttaaaaaaaatgaagaaggaaaaagaaaggaaaactAGTCCTGGATTGGGAGGAAAGTATATGGAGGTGTTTAGGGATATTGAATAGCATCAATACATTGTTGGAGCAAAAAGAAGCAACATGTACCAAGGAGATAAGAAAAGGAGAGCACTGAACTGAACAAATTAAGTGGCCTATGATCACATGATTCACACGATTAATTCTTTTGTTATAATAATATATGGTGTTGCAGGCTAGGCTCACTAAATTCACTCGAGATAAAAGTGTAAATCGCATGATTACAATTCACGGTAATTGGTAATGATTTCTTAAGCTTGTTGAAACCTGTTATAAATATAATGTGGATGCGATGATTATTCTCAGCAGTACGTTTTATCGTTCAGTTTGTATATACACTCAGATGGATGCTCCAATTCTTTTTTGGGTTTTCCGTTAGATTGTAAAGGTGGAGGGTGAAGAGCAACAGATGCACGAAGGTTTCAAATATTTTGGCAAACTTAAAATAAATGATATACATTGAGATGGTGGAGGAAAATGAAGATCACCTGAATATATACATCTTTGGTTGTTAGTTAAGGTTTACCCAGAAGAATATGTCAACAAGATTTTTGAAGTGTTGAGGAATATAGTATTAGAATCCAAATGAAAAGGATTCGTGAGTTAAGAAGGTTGGAAGATTAAATGATGTATAGTTTAACTGACTAGTGGAGATATTCTATACGACTCTTGTTTTGATTACTTAACATATGAAACACTAAATGATTTTTGACATGTGATTATTTGGAACATTATCAATCCAGTTGGAAGATATGGAAGCAATTTCCTTTTTTACTTGTTTGATTTTAAAATCTTTGCAAACAAACATTATAAcacataaaataaaagaaaaatgaaaaagaaattaaaCAGATGTTTTTGCTGAATGGCGACAAAACAAATTACTCTTTCTTTGTAACTCTAGATTTCttagcaacttcttcttcatcctctttCGATCCACCTCctttgaagaaatcagagaaagtTGGGAGTTTGATTTCTCCTTTCTGTGAGAGTGGGATTGTAATATTACCAACCACCGGGATATCGATAATAAGACCAATTTGCAATTCATAATCAATGTCCCAATCTGAACCTACATCCCTTGCTAGGCTTATCAGAATACTATATGGCACCTTCACTGGTACCTCGAGCTTCGTCACCTCGTTCCCCTTGATGGATCCTGGATCTGGTACAGTTCCTGACGCAATTACCCTAATCCCACAATATCAGCAACAACataaagcaaaaaagaaaaatgtatgtCAGGTCTTTGGTTCAATTAAATTATTGGAACAAAAAGAAATGCATCCAAATACAAAATCCCTTAGAAGGTATTCCGATTAGAAAATGCTTCACTAAAGACTCGAGTGCACAACGCGTGAGCCTTGACTAGTAAAAATTGTGGGTTCATACGTAACCATTGCACCCCGTGGCCCTAGCCTAAATCACTCCTCTCCTGGTGCTGGCTGCTGACCGGTTTCTTCCACCTCAAACCATTGGTATGATCACCTAACGACTTTATCACTCTACTACAGCGATATATCCATGGTATGAGAATCGGGCTTTCGAGTCAAAAATGTAATGTGTAACCTAATGATAGACCGGATGTCATGTAAAATGAAAAGACAAATGGTTTGACATCTTAGTTAGATATCAGATCACATCTTAAAAATGACTAAAACCTATGTAGATCAGGAACCAAGATTAACAACATGATTAAGTATCCCTAGCTCTATATTAAAAGtacttaaaacaaaaataaacaaatgcTAAATGATATTACCATACCTGTCAGCACTTTTAAGGGTATAAGCAATCTCACAAATGGGAATGGAATGACTATAAGGATTTGTTATTGAAACTTTTGCATTCAAAGTGACTGAATCACGACTAAACTTTGTGAGATCGATATCTGTTAATTCAGCTTCTGGTTTCTTCATGTTTGCAACTTTTTCTGCCACATAGTTTTTTGCCTTGTCAATTATTGATTCAgacatttttcctcttctttcttaatctctttctttctctctataAATTTTGATgaaaacaaagatgattgaacGAAGAAATGGGTAAATTAATagtaacaaataaaataaattatttccaaataATCCAAATTTAGTGTGTTTCTATGTTTGGATTATTCTTCAAAAAATATAGGATCTTGGTAATAAAAAATGGTTGGTTTCACCTCTATGTAACGTGGGTGAGTCGCACTGAAGCTTGCTATTGGTAATGAACAAGGAAGAGTGGTCGACTGATTGTTATTTGTTACGTACTAGAAAATCAACACAGTAAaatctatataaaaaaaatgcTTATAAACAGAAAATGATGCCCGAGAGAAATAAAAATGAAGGTATAAAAATAAGGatacaaacaaaaaaacaaacgtCAACAGCAGGGTTCGAAACTGCACGTGCGAAGCCCAATAGATTTCAAGTCCGACTCCTTAACCACTCGGACATGTTGACTTCGCTGTACTGGTTGCTAACATTATATTAATTGTACGTAAACTATTTGAGTGACCTCTTGGGAAATCCTAGGTTATACATTCATTTTGTTGAGCCTAATAGAAACTGCTGTAGGCTTTGCCAAATCTTTATGTGGGTTGCAGCAAAAACAAAGTGTTGACGCAGGAGAAGTTATAAAAACGAAAGTGGGGTTAATAACTGCCTTGTGCGAATCATATttgggttttatttatttttttggtgctGAATTCAAGTTAGTATGTGCTCAACAAGCATATACTTCCtcatatacacaaatgaaaaggtACAGTTCTTCTCTTGAAAGCTGTACAAATTCAAAAATTTCAGCCTAAAGATTGATAAAAAGGGAACCCCAACAAAAAACCTATGACCATCATTGTACACTGATTTTTCCCTCAAACAGTTTGAATCAATTATCCAGATAAGATGAAGCTGCTACATCTGAAGACTCGGATAATCGAGCAGCTTGGGCAATCTTCAAGGCCATGGTTGCACGCTCTGCTACCAAATCAGCATATTCCATTAGGGTTTGTGCCTGCTTACGTTTCCACGATGCCACTACCAATTTTTCATGTGCAGCTTTAGCTGCTTGTTCAACCCTAAGGATATCAGGCTTTTCGTCTTCACGAGCTTTACGCATGTATCCTTTAACAATCTCTTGCATATCTTTTATACAGTTTACGGAATTACGATGGTCACGCTTCTCAGATAAACTTTCCGTGCCAGAGCTTTCAACTACTTGTATGTCCGCTTCATGTCCATACCTAGGACAGTTCTTGTTGGTCTTCATGTGTCCCTCCTAGTCAGATATGAAGTTGAGATGTCAAATACAGAACGATAGATTAGATTACGTAATTTTCCTGAACAAGCAAACTGCACAAACCTGACCACATGCCCCACATACAAAATTTTCACGGGCATTTTTTGTTGTGGAGGGATTTACCGCCTCAGCTTCCTGGCATTCTTCTGCATCTACTTGCATTGGTTGATTGTTTGTAGGGTTTATTTGTGTGTCTAAACCGTTTCCATACATAGGACAGCTTTTGTTGGTCCTCATGTGTCCCTCCTAGTCCCCATAAGAAGTTGAGATCTCAAATACAGAACGAATAAGTTACGTAGTTTTCCTAAACAAGCCtacggttgcaaaaaaaaatgCACATACCTGATTACATGCCCTACATACAAAACGTTCCTGTACAACTTTAACTGAGTGGTGCTTTTCCGGCTTCTCTGTTTTGAAGAGGGAAGAGAAGGTCCTTTTACCAAGAATGCTTTCCACCTACGTACATCCAAGAAATAAAGGATAATTCTGTTAAAAGTTTTTCCAGAAGATCTCCAGCGGGTGAATCTAGGAGCATAAACATCGGAGTTATAAACCTCATTTGGAACATGATTAATGTTCTCCATAGACATGAATGAACCATCACGATTGGTTATAAGAATGACTTGCTCAACATTGTCATTAGTTTTACTGAGATGTTCAGTGGTTAAGCCTGACTGACAGCTCAATCCTAACTCTTCCCTAgctactttctttttcttctttttccgcTTAGCCTCGTCATCTGATGGACAAGTAAAAAATGGTTATCTGGAAAAACTAACTCATAAGAGTGATTAAATAATCTAGCGTTAACATAAAGCAAGATTAAACAAATGATGAGAGCATCAAACAATACCAAAATCCACATTATTGCTAAACAGGATAAACTTAAACTAAACATGCATTAGCTTAGGCGAAGCAAGATTTGATGCTAAACCACAAAAGAAAATTTTCCACATGCTTACCATCCCTGATTATCCTGCATAATCCTGGCTTTGCTGCTTCATCTTCTGTTTCCATCTCTGCTTGGACTCGCGTGGGAAGGTTTTGTACTCTAAGACCTCGAACACCATCAGTATTTTCTTGCTCAGATTCACAGCTACCCACCTCCGGTTCAACACATACTTCTGCATCTATTTGTGTTGGTTGGTTTGCCAAAGTAGGTGCATGCCTGTAGAGTATTTCAGCCGCACCAGTACTGCCACTAGGAGTTGAGAATGGATTTACTAGTGGATCTCTGATGGCGGATGGAGATGTCACTTGGGTTGGTTGAATTATGTACTGGCTAAGAGCACTAGCATATGCCCGGCCTGATAAGCTGCCTCGCATTCTTCCCGATGGTTGACAGTTTTGATCTGATGTCGCTTTTGATGACTTATCAACTCTAGAAAAATCTAGATTTTCTACCTCCATGTTTCCTTCTCTTTGCTCTCCAATTAAAGATCTATGTCCACCACCAATCATTAAGGAAGATAATCCTTTTCTAGGCTGAAATCTTTTTCCTTGGGCGGGCTGCTGAGAGGGTTGGCATCTTGGTCTTGAAGCCTCATTAGGTGGTAATCTTTCTTTACCACATTGCATTTGGGATAAATGAGGTCGTGGTCGTTCGCTCGCCATTCGAGATACTCTTATGCTTGGCTGCAGGTTTTGGAGGTCTTCACAAGTCTGACTTACATCACTTTGGTAGGAACCTGGAAATCGGCTTGGTGCAGGAAGACCAACAATCACACTTTTTCGTGCACGTTTGCGCAAATTCATCACTAGAGGCTGGGCAGGGATTTTCTGAGTTGGGGTTCTGGCAATATTTCTAGGTGTCTTTCTTACAGTCTCACCGTTGAATACCAAATCCCAAAATCCTGATGATCCTAATGACTCTAGTGATACATTATGAGGAATTCGATTACCTGGATCTCGGTCATGTGTAGAGGTATCAGCGTCAGTTAGAATTCGAATCAGCGTAAAACTGGTCGAACATGGATCCATTGCCGGGGATTTATCCTTGTAACACATGGTAAGCACCTGGAATCTGATAATTTGGGATTGCGATCAGGAGTCGAATGTATTTTCTTACAGGTAATAAATCAAACGGTTAGAGGGCGAGAATGAGTTCAACGAACCTGGCTAATGCAATACAGAGATTGAACTGACGAGAATCGAATCGTCGACTAGCGTAGATAATTGTTTAGCAACAGAAGCAATCTTGGATGAATTCATAGGGGATCATGTTGTGTTTCCTCCGCCGCCTTATCCTCCAGTTTGGTGCGGATTTAATATTGTATCTCCCTCTAACACTCACTTGGATGGCGTACAACCTTGTCCAGTTGACTTTTTGTGATAAAAACGAAGTTAATTCAACTTGCCGGTTTTGGGGTGATACCAATTTAACAGGGTATACAGGAATTTAACAGGGTATACAGGAATCCAAGAGGATCTAGAAGCAAGGTTAAGGAGTGACCAAAAGGGGTAAAGTCACTAAACCATCTTACCAATTCTAATTAAATGGTAAAGCCCacctttgtttgttggatataaattgattggcatTTGGGAATTCGTCTTTTGTACCGTCCAAgtgtttctcatatcaatcaggttcatagatttctatttgtttgatttgctgattgaattgagaaaaaaagatataactctttgatatcttcttgatagagctcgctttataagctggtgctctcggaataatattggagttagtccatacagattgtcaaaagaattattgggtatggttgttatacccccgctttttaaattggtatcagagcgggcaaacacgctaAAACCtcttaagtctgtgtttgtggcaagctgaatctatggacagaagtgttatctttataaacataccgccagtcttcgatggctcgaattacttatggtggaaaactgTTATGCGTGCCTCTCTTCAAGtgagtgattttcaatcatgggttcgtttTGTTAATGGCTACGATCCTCCATCAGTTACAGtaaacggtgtaactgttgca containing:
- the LOC113344171 gene encoding desiccation protectant protein Lea14 homolog produces the protein MSESIIDKAKNYVAEKVANMKKPEAELTDIDLTKFSRDSVTLNAKVSITNPYSHSIPICEIAYTLKSADRVIASGTVPDPGSIKGNEVTKLEVPVKVPYSILISLARDVGSDWDIDYELQIGLIIDIPVVGNITIPLSQKGEIKLPTFSDFFKGGGSKEDEEEVAKKSRVTKKE
- the LOC113344163 gene encoding uncharacterized protein LOC113344163 yields the protein MCYKDKSPAMDPCSTSFTLIRILTDADTSTHDRDPGNRIPHNVSLESLGSSGFWDLVFNGETVRKTPRNIARTPTQKIPAQPLVMNLRKRARKSVIVGLPAPSRFPGSYQSDVSQTCEDLQNLQPSIRVSRMASERPRPHLSQMQCGKERLPPNEASRPRCQPSQQPAQGKRFQPRKGLSSLMIGGGHRSLIGEQREGNMEVENLDFSRVDKSSKATSDQNCQPSGRMRGSLSGRAYASALSQYIIQPTQVTSPSAIRDPLVNPFSTPSGSTGAAEILYRHAPTLANQPTQIDAEVCVEPEVGSCESEQENTDGVRGLRVQNLPTRVQAEMETEDEAAKPGLCRIIRDDDEAKRKKKKKKVAREELGLSCQSGLTTEHLSKTNDNVEQVILITNRDGSFMSMENINHVPNEVESILGKRTFSSLFKTEKPEKHHSVKVVQERFVCRACNQEGHMRTNKSCPMYGNGLDTQINPTNNQPMQVDAEECQEAEAVNPSTTKNARENFVCGACGQEGHMKTNKNCPRYGHEADIQVVESSGTESLSEKRDHRNSVNCIKDMQEIVKGYMRKAREDEKPDILRVEQAAKAAHEKLVVASWKRKQAQTLMEYADLVAERATMALKIAQAARLSESSDVAASSYLDN